One genomic region from Euleptes europaea isolate rEulEur1 chromosome 6, rEulEur1.hap1, whole genome shotgun sequence encodes:
- the TSSC4 gene encoding protein TSSC4: MGDEGAGEAFVGIVAGGDKDYEGVLPSDTVSLSDSDSDDFGFTDEAEVDTVSPEEPLALDDARCGSDESGDSQRSAGRPHVQPFHLKGMSSSFSQRSQSIFDCLEGAAKRAVPSLAEDNVVDGRFKRPLPPPNLSNKMPAENVGRQSRQPPPPKSSPAVPDYVAHPERWTKYSLDGVSETSDKANRSIAMEFLEGLKKSREEQSTICSESYTPPFNQDPSSSGVGKIVFTKPSKAVLDGSERKRPAVREEEEEEAKPIDKKQALEGKPPKKSSNPKEDEKIGLDHLDSGVKEVEDEKPLKLEELGVQKGSGTDSAVAHEDSTVVTVGFHGSKKRSRKHIRPKAGLDEEEEDS, encoded by the coding sequence ATGGGAGATGAAGGCGCGGGTGAAGCTTTTGTGGGTATAGTGGCTGGTGGGGACAAAGATTATGAGGGTGTCCTTCCCTCAGACACAGTTTCATTGAGCGATTCCGATTCAGATGACTTTGGGTTCACAGATGAGGCTGAAGTTGATACAGTGTCCCCTGAAGAACCCCTAGCCTTGGACGATGCAAGATGCGGATCTGATGAAAGTGGTGATTCTCAGCGCAGCGCTGGTAGGCCCCACGTCCAGCCATTTCACCTGAAAGGCATGAGCTCAAGCTTCTCCCAGCGCAGCCAAAGCATCTTTGATTGTCTGGAAGGGGCAGCCAAACGTGCAGTGCCCTCACTGGCTGAAGACAACGTGGTTGATGGAAGGTTTAAGCGCCCTCTGCCTCCACCCAACCTTTCAAACAAGATGCCTGCAGAAAACGTTGGAAGACAAAGCAGGCAACCGCCGCCGCCTAAAAGCTCTCCTGCGGTGCCTGACTATGTGGCACACCCAGAACGCTGGACAAAGTACAGCTTAGATGGTGTTTCAGAGACCAGCGATAAGGCGAACCGATCGATTGCCATGGAGTTTCTAGAGGGCTTGAAGAAGAGTAGAGAAGAACAAAGCACGATTTGCTCTGAAAGCTACACCCCACCTTTCAACCAGGATCCCTCCAGCTCTGGAGTTGGAAAGATTGTCTTTACAAAACCCTCAAAGGCAGTCTTAGATGGCTCAGAAAGGAAAAGACCAgctgtgagggaggaggaggaggaagaggccaaGCCTATTGATAAAAAGCAGGCGCTCGAAGGAAAACCACCAAAAAAGTCTAGCAACCCGAAGGAAGATGAAAAGATTGGACTAGATCACTTAGATAGTGGAGTAAAGGAAGTGGAAGATGAAAAGCCGTTGAAGTTGGAGGAGCTGGGTGTTCAAAAAGGGTCCGGCACAGATTCTGCTGTGGCCCATGAAGATTCAACAGTGGTAACGGTGGGGTTCCACGGCAGCAAGAAACGGAGCAGGAAACATATCCGACCCAAAGCTGGTCTGGACGAAGAGGAGGAAGATTCTTAA